In the genome of Capricornis sumatraensis isolate serow.1 chromosome 4, serow.2, whole genome shotgun sequence, the window gtatagtgtcatctgcatatctgaggttattgatatttctcccagcaatcttaattccagcttgtgctcctttcagcccagcgtttctcatgatgtactctgcatataagttaaataagcagtgtgacaatatacagccttgacatactccttttcctgtttggaaccagtctgttttcccatgtccagttctaactgttgcctcctgagctgcatatatgtttctcaagaggcgggtcaggtagTCTTTTTTGTGAATTTGTGAACAATCCCCTCATAAAGGAACTCAGTTATCCCAGTCTGAGCTGGGACTCTGACTGAGACACTGAGATCCACCCATCATAGTAGGTGACCTTGACAAAGTAAGAACAAATCTTCCACTCCTTCAAAGCTTTTGTTCATGGGTTCTGGTGCTCCTACTTTGTCTAGAAAAACTTGACACAATTTAATTCAAAGCACATCTAACTTCTGCAAGACTTTTCGAGTGATCGTCCTCTTGACTGCCCCCTTTACTTCATTGTTCCTTAGGCTGTAGATGATGGGGTTTAACATCGGTGTGATGACAGTGTAGGACAATGACACTAGCTTCTTGCTCTCGGGAGACTGGTTGGATTTGGGCCGTAGGTAGGTCAAGCTGGCTGTTCCATAGAAAAGGGATACCACAATGAGGTGAGATGAACAAGTAGAGAATGCCTTCTGGCGACCGGTAGCAGAGGGCATCATCAGGATGGTTTTAATAATGTGAGTGTAGGAGACCAAAATGAGGGAAAAGGGAAACATAATAAATAGCAGTGTGGAGGCAAGTGCTTGCATTTCATACATAGTTGTATCCTCAGTGACTAGTTTCAACACCGGGGGACCATCACAAAAGAAGTGGTCTATGGTGCTTGGTCCACAGAAAGGATGGGCCATCAGCCAAGCTGTCTGTAGCATAGACACAGGAACACCAGACATCCAAGAACCTATAGCCATCCACAAACATAGGGACCTATTCATTATGACTGAATAGCGGAGAGGATTACAGATGGCTACAAAGCGATCATAAGCCATCATAGAGAGGAGGAAACATTCAGAGCtgccaaagaagaaaaagaagtacatcTGGGTACCACAGCCTACAAAAGAGATGCTTTTCCTTTGGGATACTAGATCTACCAACATCTTTGGCACCATGACCAAGGTGAAACAGACTTCAAGAAGTGACAAGTTTCtgagaaagaagtacatgggCATTTGAAGAGCAGGATCcataatggaaactgtgacaatAAGGAAGTTACCCAACAAAGTGACTGTATAGATGACCAGGAACAAAACAAAGAGGGAAACTTGCATCTCAGGCTTGTTTGTAAAGCCACGAAGAATAAATTCAGTCACTTGGGTGTGATTTTCACAGATCATATCTTAGACCAGTTTCTAATAATCAAAGTATATGTGTCAAAGTatcaaaaaatattctttaaaggtATATATAAtgtcaaatataataataaaattcataaatGTATCTTTGTTCTCAGTTGTCTTACGATTCTATTTCTCTGAAACAGAATATCTACAATAAGATTAAATCAGAGCAAATAAATAATTTGCATGAATACCACTAATTGCTTGTCACCTAGATGCAGTTTGTCTCTCACCAGTGATGACAGTCTGCAGCTCATGTTCTTCATAAGAGGCATGTTATTTTTCAGG includes:
- the OR10A7 gene encoding olfactory receptor 10A7, which codes for MICENHTQVTEFILRGFTNKPEMQVSLFVLFLVIYTVTLLGNFLIVTVSIMDPALQMPMYFFLRNLSLLEVCFTLVMVPKMLVDLVSQRKSISFVGCGTQMYFFFFFGSSECFLLSMMAYDRFVAICNPLRYSVIMNRSLCLWMAIGSWMSGVPVSMLQTAWLMAHPFCGPSTIDHFFCDGPPVLKLVTEDTTMYEMQALASTLLFIMFPFSLILVSYTHIIKTILMMPSATGRQKAFSTCSSHLIVVSLFYGTASLTYLRPKSNQSPESKKLVSLSYTVITPMLNPIIYSLRNNEVKGAVKRTITRKVLQKLDVL